The Anas platyrhynchos isolate ZD024472 breed Pekin duck chromosome 34, IASCAAS_PekinDuck_T2T, whole genome shotgun sequence genome contains a region encoding:
- the LOC101803850 gene encoding inhibin beta C chain, whose protein sequence is MTAAVAFLLLSLLRVAAAKGLWCPACGLAALAPATQRDVLIALAKQSILSKLRLPDRPNITQPTSRGALLTALRRMRVQSTDVPGAPGVLRAGGVPQPPPVPGVQHYEILSFAESGSSTSLRTLLHFHFAQELGEGTEILQANLYLFWASPGPGTHQVTVKLLQPDLTGLNMTVVSKTLLEVQRAGWATLDVGQAVQSLFSQGSRRLTVELEMVEDSGPPLLAGHSDSHWPFVAAQARDRTPHRVQRRGIDCSGDSRMCCRKEFFVDFKEIGWEDWIIQPEGYHMNYCAGLCPLHMAGIPGLAASFHTAVLNLIKANNADAAVDSCCVPTQRRPLSLLYYDRDSNIVKTDIPDMIVDACGCT, encoded by the exons ATGACGGCCGCGGTGGCTTTCCTGCTCCTGAGCCTTCTGAGGGTGGCAGCCGCCAAGGGACTGTGGTGCCCGGCCTGCGGGCTGGCGGCCCTGGCCCCCGCCACGCAGCGGGACGTCCTCATCGCGCTGGCGAAGCAGAGCATCCTCTCCAAGCTCCGCTTGCCGGACAGGCCCAACATCACCCAGCCCACGTCCCGGGGGGCTCTGCTGACCGCCCTGCGAAGGATGCGGGTGCAGAGCACCGATGTGCCTGGCGCCCCGGGGGTGCTCCGTGCTGGCGGCGTCCCTCAGCCACCCCCTGTGCCGGGCGTGCAGCACTACGAGATCCTGAGCTTTGCCGAGTCAG GGTCCTCCACTTCCCTCAGAACCCTCCTGCATTTCCACTTCGCCCAGGAGCTGGGTGAGGGCACCGAGATCCTGCAAGCCAACCTCTACCTGTTCTGGGCATCCCCTGGCCCTGGGACGCACCAGGTCACGGTGAAGCTTTTGCAGCCAGACCTGACGGGGCTGAACATGACCGTGGTCAGCAAGACGTTGCTGGAGGTGCAGAGGGCTGGCTGGGCCACGCTGGATGTGGGCCAAGCTGTCCAGAGCCTCTTCAGCCAAGGGAGCAGGAGGCTGACGGTGGAGCTAGAAATGGTTGAGGACTCCGGGCCTCCCCTTCTGGCTGGCCACAGCGATTCCCACTGGCCGTTTGTGGCAGCCCAGGCCCGGGACAGGACGCCCCATCGGGTCCAGCGGCGCGGCATTGACTGCAGCGGGGACTCGCGGATGTGCTGCCGCAAGGAATTCTTCGTGGACTTCAAGGAGATCGGCTGGGAGGACTGGATCATCCAGCCAGAGGGATACCACATGAACTACTGCGCAGGGCTCTGCCCCTTGCACATGGCTGGGATCCCTGGCCTTGCTGCCTCCTTCCACACAGCCGTCCTCAACCTCATCAAAGCCAACAACGCAGATGCAGCCGTGGACTCCTGCTGCGTGCCCACACAGCGTCGCCCCCTCTCTCTGCTCTATTATGACCGGGACAGCAACATCGTCAAGACCGACATCCCCGACATGATCGTTGATGCCTGTGGCTGTACCTAA